The proteins below are encoded in one region of Polynucleobacter sp. AP-Nino-20-G2:
- a CDS encoding fumarylacetoacetate hydrolase family protein, giving the protein MDSNRRDVLKIGATTAIGGMLMPNVSTATGRTPIVVEPLTGKAGFRVANYLPKMGASSRLGLVTNDGLVVDIPAQASKQKVQLSFDPSSMISLAASGNQGLLELANIFKNRSGNFQNVNQVILLSPIPKPQSNIYCVGWNYLDHFDEGMQSRADKTVKEYPTVPVLFTKGTQTMNGPFDSIPYDGSYSTMIDWEAELAVVIGKKGKNISEANAMEYVFGYSAYNDTTARDVQQKRHSGQWFKGKSLDGHGPMGPWVVTAGGVNLDDTRIICRVNGVEKQNASYKQMYFKIPVIIAELSRSLTLLPGDIIATGTPSGVGYSRKPPEFLKPGDMMETEITGVGIIRNKIA; this is encoded by the coding sequence ATGGATAGCAATCGTCGTGATGTATTGAAAATTGGTGCAACTACTGCAATTGGTGGCATGCTCATGCCCAATGTTTCTACAGCTACTGGGCGCACCCCCATTGTTGTGGAACCGCTTACTGGTAAGGCTGGGTTTAGGGTGGCAAATTATTTGCCGAAGATGGGCGCTAGTTCACGCTTGGGCCTAGTTACTAATGATGGTTTGGTGGTGGATATTCCTGCGCAAGCTTCTAAGCAAAAGGTGCAACTCTCATTTGATCCGAGCTCCATGATTTCTTTGGCGGCTTCAGGCAATCAAGGATTGCTAGAGCTTGCAAATATTTTCAAAAATCGCAGCGGCAATTTTCAGAATGTAAACCAAGTCATTTTGCTATCCCCGATTCCTAAGCCACAAAGCAATATCTACTGTGTGGGCTGGAATTATTTGGATCACTTCGATGAGGGTATGCAAAGTCGCGCTGATAAAACGGTAAAAGAGTACCCAACGGTTCCCGTACTCTTTACTAAAGGCACGCAAACCATGAATGGCCCTTTTGACTCCATTCCTTACGACGGCAGCTACTCCACCATGATTGACTGGGAAGCTGAGTTGGCGGTCGTGATTGGTAAGAAGGGTAAAAACATTTCCGAAGCGAATGCGATGGAGTATGTTTTTGGTTATTCAGCTTATAACGATACGACTGCCCGCGATGTTCAGCAGAAGCGTCATTCTGGACAATGGTTTAAAGGCAAGAGCTTGGATGGCCATGGCCCTATGGGCCCATGGGTAGTGACTGCCGGCGGCGTGAATCTTGATGACACTCGCATTATTTGCCGAGTGAATGGTGTAGAAAAGCAAAACGCCAGCTACAAGCAAATGTATTTCAAGATTCCGGTGATTATTGCTGAGCTCTCCCGTAGCCTCACTTTATTGCCTGGCGACATCATTGCGACTGGCACTCCATCAGGAGTGGGTTACAGCAGAAAACCCCCAGAATTTTTAAAGCCTGGCGATATGATGGAAACTGAAATCACTGGCGTGGGAATTATTCGCAATAAGATTGCCTGA